The region CTTGCAGCAGACCGCAGCGGCCATGCAGGGCCTGACCGAGCAGGTGCAGCACACTGCCCAAGCAGCGCGCCAGACCAACCAGCTGGCCGACAGCGCCGCCGACCGGGCCCGTGCGGGCGCGGCGGTGATGAGTGAGGTGGTGGGCACCATGGAAGGCATCTCGACGGCCAGCCGCAAGATCTCGGACATCATCGCGGTGATCGACGGGGTAGCCTTCCAAACCAATATCCTGGCGCTCAATGCGGCTGTGGAGGCCGCGCGCGCTGGCGAGCAAGGGCGTGGCTTTGCGGTGGTGGCGTCGGAGGTGCGCACGCTGGCGCAGCGCTCCGCTCAAGCGGCCAAGGAGATCAAGACCTTGATCTTGGACTCGGTCGAGCGCGTCAATGCGGGCACCCAGCAAGTCAGCCGCGCCGGCGCATCGATGGACGAGATCTTGAGTGCGGTGCAGCGCGTCACCACCACGGTCAACGAGATCACGCAAGCGAGTGCCGGCCAGTCTGACGGCATCGGCCAGATCAATCAGGCCGTGACCCAGCTCGACAGCATGACGCAGCAGAACGCCGCGCTGGTGGAGCAGACCGCCGCCGCAGCGGAGTCCTTGAGGCAACAGGCGCAAGGGCTCAACGACACGGTGTCGGTGTTCCGCACCCGGGGCTGAGCTGCCGGGCTGCTAATGTCGCTCGCCCGCCCGGCCCAATCGGCCCAATCGGCGCAAATGGGCTGGTGGCGGAAATTCAGACTGTGTCTGAAAAATAGACGGGTGATCACGTCGCCTGTCTAAGTTTCAGGCGGTCTGATCGTGTCGCGCTGCCTAGGGACGCGCACGGTGCCCCAGTCCAAAGGCGTGGCCTTGCAGATCAGATGTCCCGGCCTGAATGCTCAGGCGCCTGTATTTCAGGCTTGAATCGGGGTGCCTCGGCTTAATCGTGCGCTAGCTGTCGCTCAGCGGCCAAACCCACCCAAGCCCGCTTCGAGTGCATGGCCTCAGTGTTTGCACCAGGGTGGGGATTTCCGGCACGCAGCTTGCATCAATAGGCTCACAGTGCCCGCGCCGCTTGGTGTGAAAGGCACGCAAGCATGTATGTACGCCCGATTGATCCAGGAGACACCCGCATGAAGACGTTCAAGACGCAAATGATGTTGGCGACCATCCCGCAGCCTAGCCCCGCTGCGCAGCGCCCCGCAGCGCGCCGTCGTGGCTACTGCTTGCTGATGCTTGCCGCACTGACCGGCGCCGGCAGCCTGAGCGGCGTGGCCATGGCCCAGGGCGCTGCCGCCAAGGGTGAAGTTCGCATCGCCCACGTTTACAGCAAGACGGGTCCGCTGGAGGCCTACGGCAAGCAAACCCAGACCGGCTTCATGATGGGCTTGGACTACGCCACTGGCGGCAGCATGATGGTGGCCGGCAAGAAAATTGTGGTGATCGAGAAAGACGACCAAGGCAAGCCCGATATCGGCAAGAGCCAGCTGGCCACCGCCTACGGTGACGACAAGGCCGACCTCGCGGTGGGCCCCTCGTCCTCCGGCGTGGCGCTGGCGCTTTTGCCGGTGGCGGAGGAGTACAAAAAGATCTTGCTGGTGGAGCCGGCCGTGGCCGATTCCATCACCGGCGATAAGTGGAACAAATACATCTTCCGCACCGGCCGCAATTCCAGCCAGGATGCGATTGCCAATGCGGTGGCGCTGGACAAAGCGGGCGTTAGCATCGCCACCTTGGCGCAAGACTATGCCTTTGGCCGCGACGGCGTGAAGGCTTTCAAGGACGCGGTCAAGAAGGCCAAGATCGTTCATGAAGAGTATTTGCCCGTCAGCACCACCGACTTCACAGCCGGTGCGCAGCGCCTGATCGACAAGCTCAAAGATCAGCCTGGCCGCAAGATCATTTTTGTGATCTGGGCCGGCGCCGGCAACCCCTTCAAGATTGCTGATCTGGACTTGAAACGCTACGGCATCGAGATCGCCACCGGCGGCAATATCTTGCCCGCCATGGCTGCTTACAAGCAGTTCCCTGGCATGGAAGGAGCCAGTTACTACTATTTCGGCATGCCCAAGAATCCGGTCAATGAGTGGCTGGTGGCTAACCACTACAAGCAATTCAAAGCGCCGCCTGATTTCTTTACCGCCGGCGGCATGAGTGCCGCGATTGCGGTGGTGGAGGCCTTGAAGAAGACGGCCGGCGAGACCGGCACGAACAAGCTGATCAAGGCGATGGAAGGCATGTCCTTCGAGACGCCCAAGGGCAAGATGACGTTCCGCCCGGAAGACCATCAGGCGATGCAGTCGATGTATCACTTCAAGATCAAGGTGGATCCTGCATTCGCCTGGGGTGTTCCCGAGTTGGTGCGGGAGATCAGACCAGAAGAGATGGCGGTGCCGATTCGGAATAAGCGCTGAGGTTGCGGTTTGGCTGCTTGGTTGCGAGGCTAGCTAGAGCGCCGAATCCTCGGCTACTGCGCGGCCCTTGGCCGTCGTTGCGGGTCCTCCCCCAGATCCTCACGTAGCGCTGCTACGTTCCGGTCTGCGGGTCCCCCCGCGCCTAGCCCAAGAACCGCTCGCTACGCCTCGGGCGCTTTCATGGGCCGATGAAGCCAAGCACAGGCCGAGAAGAATGCCGACACCATCACCCCTGGCCACAAGGCCGCATCGCTAGCGCCCAAGGCGTAGCGAGCGGCTTCAGGACTAGGCGCGGGAGGACCCGGGAACCGGAACGTAGCAGCGCTACGTGAGGATTCACGGGGGGACCCGCAACGACGGACTGGAGTCTCGCAGTAGCCGAGCATTCGGCGCTCACCTCTTAAAGACCTCAAAGATGTTTCGTTTATCCAAGTAGTTCCGCATCAAACACCCCATGCTGGAAACAAAGAACTTAACCATCAAATTCGGCGGCCACACCGCGGTCGACAACGTCTCTTGCGCGTTCGCGCCGGGCTCCCTCACCGCCATCGTCGGCCCCAACGGCGCCGGCAAAACCACCTACTTCAATCTGATCTCCGGCCAGCTCCGCGCCACCGCCGGTCAAGTGCTGCTCAACGGGCAAGACCTGACCCCCATGTCGGCGCCAATGCGCACCCAAGCGGGCTTGGGCCGAGCTTTTCAGCTGACCCAGCTGTTTCCCAATTTGAGCGTGCTGGAAAACGTCCGCCTCGCGGTGCAGGCGCGCGCCGGGCGCGGCTTGGCGATGTTGTCGGTGTGGCTGCAGCATCGCGACCTGCTGGACCAGGCCATGGCCATCGTCGAGCGGGTGCATCTGCATGCCCGCGCCCATGTGCCGGCCGCCAGCTTGCCGCATGGCGATCAGCGCAAGCTTGAAGTGGCGATGTTGATGGCCTTGCAACCCCAGGTCTATTTGTTTGATGAACCCACGGCCGGCATGAGCGTGGATGAGGTGCCGGTGATTTTGGATCTCATTCGCGAACTCAAAGCCCAGGGTCAGCACACGATTTTGTTGGTGGAGCACAAGATGGATGTGGTGCGTGAATTGGCCGACCGCATCGTCGTGCTGCACATGGGCCAGTTGGTGGCCGATGGCGCGCCGGCCGAGGTGATTGCCTCGCCCATCGTGCAGCAGGCCTATTTGGGAATGGCGGCATGATGATGAGTCACTTGCCTGTCGAACCATCCAACGCCGCCGCGGCTATACCCCTGCATTCAAGCCAGCTGGCGCTGAGCCTGCGGGGGGTGCACACCCATATCGGCGCGTATCACATCCTCCATGGCGTCGATCTGGACGTGCCCACGGGCCAGCTGACCATGCTGCTGGGCCGCAACGGCGCCGGCAAGACAACGACCTTGCGCACCATCATGGGCTTGTGGCCGGCTTCCCAGGGTCAGGTCTTGCTGGACGGCCAGCCGATTCACAAGCTCAGCACGCCCGATATCGCGCAGCGCGATATCGCCTACGTGCCCGAGAACATGGGCATCTTCGGCGACCTGACGGTGGCCGAGAACCTGCTTTTGGCAGCGCGCCAGGCGCGGTCCTTGAAAGAGCTGGACACGCAGCGCCTGGACTGGTTGTTCGGCCTGTTCCCGGCGCTGAAGAAGTTCTGGCTTTATCCCGCCGGCAAGCTCAGCGGAGGGCAAAAGCAGATGTTGGCGATTGCGCGCGCCATGATCGAGCCGCGCCGCCTGCTGCTGATTGACGAGCCCAGCAAGGGCTTGGCACCGGCCATCATCCTCAACCTGGTCGAGGCCTTGAAGGAACTCCGGCGCAGCAGCCACACCACCATCTTGCTGGTGGAGCAGAACTTCATGGTCGCCAAAGCCCTGGGTGAGCGGGTGGCGGTGATGGACGACGGCCGCGTGGTGCACAGTGGCGCCATGGCCGATTTGATTGAGGACGAAAGCTTGCAGCAGCGCTTTCTTGGCCTATCCCTGGGGGCGCACCAATGAGCCAGCCACAAGACAACACTCAATTGCCGAAATCGCAATTCGACTTCATCCCCTTGCTGGGCCTGGCCGCGCTGATGCTGCTGGCCTTGCCCTTGATCGGCAGCCCCAGCAGCTGGGCCACGCTGACCTTGGCGGGCCTGGCCATGGGGCTGATCATCTTCATCATCGCCTCCGGTCTGACCCTGGTGTTCGGGCTGATGGATGTTCTGAACTTCGGCCACGGCGTCTTCATCGCCCTGGGCGCCTTCATGGCCACCACGGTGCTGGGCGCCATGAGCGGCTGGACGCAAAGCCCCAGCCTGATCAGCAATCTGCTCGCCGTTGGGCTGGCCTGCGCGGTGGGCATGGGCGTGGCTGCGGCGGTGGGACTGGTGTTTGAACGGGTGCTGGTGCGGCCGGTCTACGGCATGCACCTGAAGCAGATCCTCATCACCATGGGCGGCATGATCATTGGCGAGGAATTGATCAAGCTGATCTGGGGCGCGCAGATGATTCCGCTGCCCCTGCCCGAGGCGCTGCGCGGCGCCGTGCAGTTCGGCGATGTGGCGGTGGAGAAGTTCCGCTTGCTCGCAGTGCTGGCCGGCTTGGCGGTGTTCGTCTTGCTGCTGTGGCTGCTCAATCGAACCAAGCTGGGCCTCTTGATCCGCGCCGGTGTGCAAGACCGCGAGATGGTGGAGAGCCTGGGCTATCGCATCCGCCGCTTGTTTGTGGGCGTGTTCGTCGGCGGCTCGGCGCTGGCCGGCCTGGGTGGGGTGATGTGGGGCTTGTATCAGCAGGGCGTGACGGCGCAGATTGGCTCACAGGTCAACACCCTCATCTTCATCGTCATCATCATCGGCGGCCTGGGTTCCACCCTGGGCTGTTTCGTGGGTGCCCTGGCCGTGGGCTTGATGGCGAACTACACCGGATTTTTGGCGCCCAAGCTGGCGCTGTTCTCCAACATCGGCTTGATGGTCGCCATTCTTTTGTGGCGCCCGCAAGGCCTTTATCCGGTAACGAACCGGTGATGAAGATGATCAAGTCCTTGTTATCCCACGACCTGCCGCGCAGCCGCTTGCTGGGCGCGCTGCTGATCCTCATCGTGCTGGGCCTGGCGCTCACGCCCTTCATCTTCCCCTCGACCCGGGCGCTCAATGTCGCGGCCAAGATGATGATCTTCATCGTGCTGGTGGCCAGCTACGACTTGCTGCTGGGCTACACCGGCATCGTCAGTTTTGCTCACACCATGTTCTTCGGCATTGGCGCCTACGGCATTGCCATTGCCAGCTCACGGCTTGAGCCGGGCTGGGGCGCGGTGGCGCTGGGCCTGGGTGCCAGCTTGCTGGTGTCGCTGCTGCTGTCGCTGTTGATCGGTTTGTTCAGCCTGCGCGTCAAGGCCATCTTCTTCGCCATGATCACGCTGGCGGTGGCCTCGGCCTTTCTGACCCTGGCCTCGCAGCTGTCGGACTTCACCGGCGGCGAAGACGGCCTCAGCTTCAAGGTTCCGCAGGCCCTGCAGCCGTCCACCGAGTATCTGGAAGAGCCCTTCCTCGGCGCGATGGTCGACGGCCGCTTGGCCAGCTACTACCTGCTGTTCTTCGTCGCGCTGGCGGCGGTGTTGCTCTTGCTGCGCATTGTCAACTCGCCCTTCGGCCGGGTGCTGCAAGCCATCCGCGAGAACGACTTCCGGGCCGAGGCCATCGGCTACCGCACGGTGGTCTACCGCAGCTGCTCGAGTGTGCTGGCGGCCTTGTTCGCCACCGTGGCCGGCGCCATGTTGGCGCTTTGGCTGCGCTACAACGGGCCGGACACCTCGCTGTCCTTCGAGATCATGTTGGACGTGCTTTTGATCCTGGTGATCGGCGGCATGGGCACGATTTACGGCGCGGTGGTCGGCAGCGTGCTCTTCGTGCTGGCGCAAAGCTATTTGCAGGACTTGATGAAGCTGGGCGCCACGGCGCTGGACGGCGTGCCGGTGCTATCGCAGCTGATCGCGCCGGAGCGCTGGCTGCTCTGGCTGGGCGTTTTGTTTGTGTTGGCGGTCTATCACTTTCCCAGTGGCATCGTCGGGCGCTTGCGTGCCGGTCTTGTCACACCTTCCTCGAAGCATGACTAGGAGACTTCTCTGATGAAGACGATGCATTTGATGACAGTGTTGGCAGCCGCTACGGCTGGGCTTTGCGCCTGCGGCGACGGTGGCAGCGTGCAAGAGCCCCGCGTGGTGAACAAGCTGCCCGACTTTGTCGTGGGCCTCAAGTCCGCCAGCTATGACGGCGTGGCTGATGACTTGCTCACCGCCGGCTTAGGAAAAACCGGCCTGGCCTCGGCCACGTTGGCCGCCTATGCCGACCCGCTCAAGCCCACCGCGGCCGAGTTGCGCCGCGCGGCCATTTACACCAACTACCGCGCCATCGTGGATGTGGCCGCCAACGGCGGCTATGGCACTTTGTACGGCCCCAATGTGGCGGCCGACGGCACGGTGGGCACGGGTGAAGGCAAGGTGGCCGGCACCGAGTACCTGGCTTATAGCGACGATGGCACGGGTGAGCGCAACGTCAGCCTGATGGTTCAGGTGCCCGCCAACTTCAACCCCAGCCAGCCCTGCATCATCACGGCCACATCTTCGGGTTCGCGCAGCATTTACGGCGCCATTTCCACCGGCGAATGGGGCTTGAAAAAAGGCTGTGCGGTGGCCTACACCGACAAGGGCACGCATTCCGCCGGCCATGATCTGGCCACAGATACCGTGCCTTTGTTGGACGGCACGCGGGACAGCGCTGCGGCTGCCGGTAAAGGCGCCGCCTTCAAAGCCAAATTGACGGCCGCAGAGCTGGCCAGCTTCAATGCCGCCAGCCCCAATCGCCTGGCCTTCAAGCACGCGCATTCGCAGCGCAACCCCGAGAAGGACTGGGGCTTGTTCACCCTGCAAGCGGTGCAGCTGGCCTTCTATGTGCTGAATGAGCGCTACGGTGAAGACAGCGGCAACGGCTTCAAATGGACCACCATCACGCCGGGCAACACCTTGGTGATTGCGTCCAGCTTGTCCAACGGAGGCGGCGCAGCCGTGGCGGCGGCCGAGCAAGACAGCGCTGGGCTGATTGACGGTGTGGCGGTGTCGGAGCCTGCCGTCGAGCTACCCGCCAATTTGAGCGTGTCCATCCAGCGCGGCAACACCACGCCGCTGAGCTTTGGCAAACCGCTTTACGACTACATCACCCAGGCCAATTTGCTGCAGAACTGCGCCTCCTTGGCCAGCGCGGCGGCGGGCTCGCCCGGCGCGGTGGCTTTCTACGCCAGCTTCAACGCGAAGCGCTGCCAGAGCTTGGCCAACAAGGGCATCATCAGCGGCGCCACCACCCTGGACCAGGCGAACGCTGCGCTGCAAAAGCTGCGCGACAGCGGCTGGGAGGCCGAGTCTGACTTGCTGCACGCCTCGCATGCCGACTACGAAGTGCCCGAGGCCGTGGCTGCCACTTATGCCAATGCCTATGCGCGCGCCAGCGTGAAGGACAAGCTCTGCGGCTATAGCTTCGCCGCCACCACGGCCGCTGGGGCTCCCACCGTGATGGGCGCCGCCGCCTTGGCCGATATGTTTGCCAAGGGCAATGGCGTGCCG is a window of Paucibacter sp. KCTC 42545 DNA encoding:
- a CDS encoding substrate-binding domain-containing protein, producing the protein MLAALTGAGSLSGVAMAQGAAAKGEVRIAHVYSKTGPLEAYGKQTQTGFMMGLDYATGGSMMVAGKKIVVIEKDDQGKPDIGKSQLATAYGDDKADLAVGPSSSGVALALLPVAEEYKKILLVEPAVADSITGDKWNKYIFRTGRNSSQDAIANAVALDKAGVSIATLAQDYAFGRDGVKAFKDAVKKAKIVHEEYLPVSTTDFTAGAQRLIDKLKDQPGRKIIFVIWAGAGNPFKIADLDLKRYGIEIATGGNILPAMAAYKQFPGMEGASYYYFGMPKNPVNEWLVANHYKQFKAPPDFFTAGGMSAAIAVVEALKKTAGETGTNKLIKAMEGMSFETPKGKMTFRPEDHQAMQSMYHFKIKVDPAFAWGVPELVREIRPEEMAVPIRNKR
- a CDS encoding ABC transporter ATP-binding protein, with product MLETKNLTIKFGGHTAVDNVSCAFAPGSLTAIVGPNGAGKTTYFNLISGQLRATAGQVLLNGQDLTPMSAPMRTQAGLGRAFQLTQLFPNLSVLENVRLAVQARAGRGLAMLSVWLQHRDLLDQAMAIVERVHLHARAHVPAASLPHGDQRKLEVAMLMALQPQVYLFDEPTAGMSVDEVPVILDLIRELKAQGQHTILLVEHKMDVVRELADRIVVLHMGQLVADGAPAEVIASPIVQQAYLGMAA
- a CDS encoding ABC transporter ATP-binding protein; the protein is MMSHLPVEPSNAAAAIPLHSSQLALSLRGVHTHIGAYHILHGVDLDVPTGQLTMLLGRNGAGKTTTLRTIMGLWPASQGQVLLDGQPIHKLSTPDIAQRDIAYVPENMGIFGDLTVAENLLLAARQARSLKELDTQRLDWLFGLFPALKKFWLYPAGKLSGGQKQMLAIARAMIEPRRLLLIDEPSKGLAPAIILNLVEALKELRRSSHTTILLVEQNFMVAKALGERVAVMDDGRVVHSGAMADLIEDESLQQRFLGLSLGAHQ
- a CDS encoding branched-chain amino acid ABC transporter permease, with the protein product MSQPQDNTQLPKSQFDFIPLLGLAALMLLALPLIGSPSSWATLTLAGLAMGLIIFIIASGLTLVFGLMDVLNFGHGVFIALGAFMATTVLGAMSGWTQSPSLISNLLAVGLACAVGMGVAAAVGLVFERVLVRPVYGMHLKQILITMGGMIIGEELIKLIWGAQMIPLPLPEALRGAVQFGDVAVEKFRLLAVLAGLAVFVLLLWLLNRTKLGLLIRAGVQDREMVESLGYRIRRLFVGVFVGGSALAGLGGVMWGLYQQGVTAQIGSQVNTLIFIVIIIGGLGSTLGCFVGALAVGLMANYTGFLAPKLALFSNIGLMVAILLWRPQGLYPVTNR
- a CDS encoding branched-chain amino acid ABC transporter permease, yielding MIKSLLSHDLPRSRLLGALLILIVLGLALTPFIFPSTRALNVAAKMMIFIVLVASYDLLLGYTGIVSFAHTMFFGIGAYGIAIASSRLEPGWGAVALGLGASLLVSLLLSLLIGLFSLRVKAIFFAMITLAVASAFLTLASQLSDFTGGEDGLSFKVPQALQPSTEYLEEPFLGAMVDGRLASYYLLFFVALAAVLLLLRIVNSPFGRVLQAIRENDFRAEAIGYRTVVYRSCSSVLAALFATVAGAMLALWLRYNGPDTSLSFEIMLDVLLILVIGGMGTIYGAVVGSVLFVLAQSYLQDLMKLGATALDGVPVLSQLIAPERWLLWLGVLFVLAVYHFPSGIVGRLRAGLVTPSSKHD
- a CDS encoding 3-hydroxybutyrate oligomer hydrolase family protein; the protein is MKTMHLMTVLAAATAGLCACGDGGSVQEPRVVNKLPDFVVGLKSASYDGVADDLLTAGLGKTGLASATLAAYADPLKPTAAELRRAAIYTNYRAIVDVAANGGYGTLYGPNVAADGTVGTGEGKVAGTEYLAYSDDGTGERNVSLMVQVPANFNPSQPCIITATSSGSRSIYGAISTGEWGLKKGCAVAYTDKGTHSAGHDLATDTVPLLDGTRDSAAAAGKGAAFKAKLTAAELASFNAASPNRLAFKHAHSQRNPEKDWGLFTLQAVQLAFYVLNERYGEDSGNGFKWTTITPGNTLVIASSLSNGGGAAVAAAEQDSAGLIDGVAVSEPAVELPANLSVSIQRGNTTPLSFGKPLYDYITQANLLQNCASLASAAAGSPGAVAFYASFNAKRCQSLANKGIISGATTLDQANAALQKLRDSGWEAESDLLHASHADYEVPEAVAATYANAYARASVKDKLCGYSFAATTAAGAPTVMGAAALADMFAKGNGVPPSAGVNMINELSVGGPVRNVFSVSPSSGTTDINADGAECLRKLLTGSDPQALAVQAGIKETYRNGNLKGRPAVIVHGRNDALLPVNHTSRPYTALNKQVEGAASQLSYIEVTNAQHFDTFIDNPFLPGYDSRFIPLHVYLNRALDAVYDKLRSGKALPPSQVVRTVPRGGVAGAAPAISAANVPAISASPAATDLITMNGNTLRIPD